CCCCTGGCGATCCAGGGAGAGGATCCGGCCGCCCTGCCGCGTCCGGTCTGGATGCGCTATACCCTCCAGATTGTGAAGGCCACCGGAGAGAACATCCGGAATCTGGATGTCCTCGGACTCTACCGGATCCCGGTCAAAGGAGTCCTCTCCCTGCGGCACGATGCCCGGTCCGGGCGCCTGGTGGTCCAGCTGGGGCCCGAAGCCTCCGGCGGAGGGCGCAGCCTGTTCGTGCTGGCACGGCGCAAAGATGACCGGAGCATTGTAAGCTGCTACCTGGAGGGAGGCTGATGCCCTATTCACCTGAGCTCCCGGCCCCTGGCAGGCCCGATGGCGACGATCCTGAAGAGGCCTTTCCCACCCTGCCCTTGGAGGGCTGGGCTGACTTCGAGACGACCCTCCGGAAGAAGTCCCCCGGGGAGCAGGCCGCGTCCCCCGGGGAGTGGGCACTGGTGGTCTATGCCGGGGCCCAGCTCGGGCGGGTCTATCCGGTGAAGGCGGGGCCCCAGATCCTGGGCCGGTCACCTTCAGTGGACATCACTCTCCTGGATGAAGAAGTCAGTCGCCAACATGCCCGGCTTTGCCTGGAACTCGGAGGAGGGGACCCCGAGATCACCCTCGAGGATCTGGCCTCCACCAATGGCACCTTCGTGAACGGGCGGCCTGTGGCCGGAAGGGTGCGTCTCCGCTCCGGGGACCGCATCGCCCTGGGCGGCCATGTGCTGAAGGTCGTGGCCATGGACCCGCTGGAGCGCCAATTCCACGAGACCCTGGTGGATCAGAGCACCCGGGATCCCCTCACGGGGCTGGCCAACCGTGGTGCGACGCTGATCGAGCTCCAGACCCGTTTCGAACTGAGCGACCGCCACAACCGTCCGCTGGCTCTGATCATGTGTGACCTCGATCACTTCAAGAGCATCAACGACCGCTATGGCCATGCCGGGGGCGATGCGGTGCTGAAGGTGTTCGGGGAGCGGGTGCAGAAGCAGCTGCGGGGCACGGACATGGCTGGACGCATCGGGGGGGAGGAGTTCCTGGTGATCCTCCCTGAGACCGATATGGAGGGGGCGCTGAGGCTGGGTGAGCGCCTGCGGGCCACCCTGGCGGGGGAACCGGTCCGTCTGGGAGAGCTGAACATCGAAGTCACCTGCAGCCTGGGAGTCGCTCAGCGGACTTCGGATGACCGGGATGGGGGCATTCTCCTGGCCAGAGCGGACGCCGCACTCTATCGGGCCAAACATGAGGGGCGGAACCGGGTCGTCAGGTCCTCCTGAAAAATATGAAGCCCGAGGGGAGGAATCCGGCCTCGGCCTGCTAAGCTTTCCTCCATACACCACGATGCCTTGATGCACCAGCCATCCCCACTCACCTCAAGGGCCGACGACCCCGACAGCCCTACCTCCTATGCCTTCATCTCCGGAACCGGCGGGGTGGGGGCCGATGATGAGTGGGCGCTCATCCGCTATGCGGGACACCCCATCGGAGAGCTGGTTCCGATCCGGGGCGATGGCCTGCGCATCGGGCGGGGGCTGGACAACGATCTCTGCCTCCCCGACGCTGAGGTCAGCCGGCGCCATGCCTGTCTCCACCTGACGGTCCATGGGGCCGAGGGCTCCCTGGTGATGGTCCAGGACCTGGGGTCCACCAATGGGACCTACGTGAACGGACAGCGAGTGCCTCCCAATGACCACCCCCTCCATCTCTTCGACGGGGATGTGCTGCGGGTGGGGGGGCATGCCTTCAAGGTGAAGCTGCTGGACCACCTGGAGCGCTCCTACCATCAGACTGTCCAGGCCCAGACCACCCTGGACCACCTGACGGGGGTCAGCAACCGGGCCACCATCCTTGGGTATCTGGAGAAGCACACCGATCTCACCCGGCGTTACCACCGCCCCCTCTCCGTCGTGCTC
The sequence above is drawn from the uncultured Holophaga sp. genome and encodes:
- a CDS encoding GGDEF domain-containing protein, yielding MPYSPELPAPGRPDGDDPEEAFPTLPLEGWADFETTLRKKSPGEQAASPGEWALVVYAGAQLGRVYPVKAGPQILGRSPSVDITLLDEEVSRQHARLCLELGGGDPEITLEDLASTNGTFVNGRPVAGRVRLRSGDRIALGGHVLKVVAMDPLERQFHETLVDQSTRDPLTGLANRGATLIELQTRFELSDRHNRPLALIMCDLDHFKSINDRYGHAGGDAVLKVFGERVQKQLRGTDMAGRIGGEEFLVILPETDMEGALRLGERLRATLAGEPVRLGELNIEVTCSLGVAQRTSDDRDGGILLARADAALYRAKHEGRNRVVRSS
- a CDS encoding GGDEF domain-containing protein, with the translated sequence MHQPSPLTSRADDPDSPTSYAFISGTGGVGADDEWALIRYAGHPIGELVPIRGDGLRIGRGLDNDLCLPDAEVSRRHACLHLTVHGAEGSLVMVQDLGSTNGTYVNGQRVPPNDHPLHLFDGDVLRVGGHAFKVKLLDHLERSYHQTVQAQTTLDHLTGVSNRATILGYLEKHTDLTRRYHRPLSVVLCDLDYFKAINDTYGHATGDLALKLFGAVLLRRLRTCDHAGRIGGEEFLVVLPETQLREALAVAEELRGAFEGESVCPLDGSTPFRVKASFGVAQLMEEDLNAGSLFARADTALYRAKALGRNRVECDDPV